The proteins below are encoded in one region of Antennarius striatus isolate MH-2024 chromosome 7, ASM4005453v1, whole genome shotgun sequence:
- the lurap1 gene encoding leucine rich adaptor protein 1: MDEGNTGETIPDLKDIEVKIGRKTPEGLLRWMREEASSVRGGDAKLSAAQDTSKETGRKSLDDKIRKLRVEMAHLRSVDVKILQQLLAVHEGIEAVKWLLEERSTLTSRCSSLTSSQYSLGEGPDTSWRGSWSSLQDPNDKLDNISIGSYLDTLADDMDEYCPSSSESVICSTTPLASESTFGSRKGGVVTSAGPTAARSTNGPGSVTQVNENGTGTENGTHVKSEVTSAVPETGIIGNETGKPAVPVGSPKAKPQEGSKKDAPVWTKAAKMGKGSPVSKGNIQTEAVKSNGALEKSTTQTGIPIRPNLSEKPGMTQSPKLKPYKNGKIDLETCKMNGKMHLEYDAHWKWVQSQEDVTFL; encoded by the exons ATGGATGAAGGCAACACCGGCGAGACCATCCCAGATCTGAAGGATATAGAGGTGAAAATTGGCAGAAAAACCCCCGAGGGTTTGCTCAGGTGGATGCGGGAAGAGGCGTCTTCTGTCCGCGGAGGAGACGCCAAGCTGAGCGCCGCGCAAGACACCAGCAAGGAGACGGGGAGGAAGAGTTTGGATGACAAGATCAGGAAATTAAGGGTGGAAatg GCTCACTTGCGCTCAGTGGACGTGAAGATcttgcagcagctgctggcGGTCCACGAAGGCATCGAGGCGGTGAAGTGGCTCCTGGAGGAGCGCAGCACCCTGACAAGCCGCTGCAGCAGCCTAACCAGCAGCCAGTACAGCCTGGGGGAGGGTCCCGACACCTCCTGGAGAGGATCATGGAGCAGCCTGCAGGACCCCAATGACAAGCTGGACAACATCTCCATCGGCAGCTACCTGGACACCTTAGCGGACGACATGGATGAGTACTGCCCCTCCAGCTCTGAGTCGGTCATCTGTTCCACCACGCCGCTGGCTTCAGAGAGTACTTTTGGGAGCCGGAAAGGTGGCGTGGTCACATCGGCCGGGCCCACCGCTGCGAGGTCTACCAATGGACCCGGAAGTGTAACTCAGGTAAATGAAAATGGAACTGGGACTGAAAACGGAACACATGTGAAAAGCGAGGTTACCAGTGCTGTTCCTGAGACTGGGATTATCGGGAACGAAACTGGGAAACCAGCTGTTCCTGTCGGTTCTCCCAAAGCTAAGCCCCAAGAGGGTTCCAAGAAAGATGCTCCTGTCTGGACCAAGGCTGCAAAGATGGGGAAAGGAAGCCCCGTTTCTAAGGGAAACATCCAGACTGAAGCTGTAAAGTCAAACGGTGCTCTGGAGAAAAGCACCACGCAGACCGGCATCCCAATCCGGCCCAACCTCAGCGAGAAACCGGGAATGACCCAGAGCCCCAAACTCAAACCTTACAAAAATGGAAAGATTGACTTGGAAACTTGTAAAATGAACGGCAAAATGCATCTGGAGTACGACGCACACTGGAAATGGGTGCAGTCGCAAGAGGATGTGACATTTTTGTAA
- the ttc22 gene encoding tetratricopeptide repeat protein 22: protein MEAANTDIEFLIEDMDYIPGHFHLDLNLNCDPVGPARLRFRDTCLKQESLRGELEAEAGYLQYAVRNLLGLLAFHLEKLDKAEEIFRGICKEDPGNLNAWANMGYVYDKLGREVDAGECVEKVSSLMGLDGGEASAEETRILAARCLAEQAYVYPYDVELDSQEDLREKLTAALTLYNRALHYGGELIPMEEKRIWYFKMACIYIRLDDIVKTTEDSEYSRLSHFNKGLKFLKQSLECEKTRYKALAWCFIGVMLERKDEFNTVPMSVHDCGYSATDPLSCYGTAINLASDDAFTLNLLGKIFLLLGKLEMATGICNMGLNVLPDPELNWQAYCTRAKINVRLYIKDLEKAKQGEGGLPDRQNLTEARKDLDKVLGVHPCLLTHLEMAQVYYYMGVDALQESLLVDEGAVNCALVSLSHALQFELGESLPDLHVLRGRCLLLKGEEQNAADCFKQAVELERPGSTDTTALRCLLQALLTLFMLGGPDTDLVITQLEVWVQRAEERYPADVVKTELRCLYRTHTEEVTELAKALIGTGRLGLVRRLLKTVVPKHLTKKRPLTRSFSFT from the exons ATGGAAGCAGCAAACACAGACATAGAGTTCCTCATAGAAGACATGGACTACATCCCAGGCCACTTCCACCTGGACCTTAACCTCAACTGCGATCCTGTTGGCCCAGCCAGGCTAAGGTTCAGGGACACTTGTCTAAAACAGGAAAGCCTACGAGGTGAGCTGGAGGCTGAAGCCGGGTATCTGCAGTACGCTGTCCGAAATCTTCTGGGTCTCCTGGCGTTTCATCTCGAAAAGCTGGACAAAGCTGAGGAAATATTcag AGGCATTTGTAAAGAAGATCCTGGCAACCTTAATGCCTGGGCTAATATGGGCTATGTGTACGACAAGCTGGGGAGGGAGGTGGATGCAGGAGAGTGTGTGGAGAAAGTGTCGTCCTTGATGGGTTTAGATGGTGGAGAAGCCTCTGCAGAGGAGACCAGGATCCTGGCGGCCCGCTGTCTGGCGGAGCAGGCCTACGTGTATCCCTACGACGTGGAGCTGGACAGCCAAGAAGACCTTAGAGAGAAGCTGACGGCAGCATTGACACTTTACAACAGAGCCCTGCACTATGGGGGTGAGCTG atACCAATGGAGGAGAAACGAATCTGGTATTTTAAAATGGCATGCATCTAtataag ATTGGATGACATCGTAAAGACCACAGAAGACTCTGAATACTCCAGACTTTCCCACTTCAATAAGGGTCTGAAGTTCCTCAAACAATCACTAGAATGTGAGAAAACTCGATATAAAG CTCTTGCCTGGTGTTTCATTGGCGTCATGTTGGAGAGAAAGGACGAGTTCAACACTGTGCCCATGTCTGTCCATGACTGTGGCTACTCTGCCACTGATCCTCTGTCCTGCTATGGAACT GCCATAAACTTGGCTAGTGATGATGCATTCACCCTGAACCTCCTGGGAAAGATCTTCCTTTTGTTGGGCAAACTTGAGATGGCCACAGGGATCTGCAACATGGGCCTAAATGTACTGCCAGACCCGGAGCTCAACTGGCAGGCGTACTGTACCCGTGCCAAG ATTAATGTGAGGCTCTACATCAAGGACCTggaaaaggccaaacaaggtGAAGGTGGACTCCCAGACCGACAGAACCTAACTGAAGCCAGAAAAGATCTGGACAAGGTCCTTGGTGTGCATCCATGTCTGCTGACTCACCTGGAGATGGCACAG GTCTACTACTACATGGGCGTCGATGCGCTCCAGGAGAGTCTTTTGGTGGACGAGGGGGCAGTGAACTGTGCGTTGGTTAGTCTGTCCCACGCCCTACAGTTTGAGCTGGGGGAGAGCCTGCCTGACCTCCACGTACTCAGAGGACGCTGCCTGCTGCTGAAGGGTGAGGAGCAAAACGCAGCAGACTGCTTCAAACAGGCAGTGGAACTGGAGAGACCAGGAAGCACAGACACCACGGCTCTACGATGCCTCCTGCAGGCACTCCTGACTCTTTTCATGCTGGGAGGCCCCGACACAGACCTGGTTATCACCCAGTTGGAAGTGTGGGTACAAAGGGCAGAGGAGAGGTACCCTGCAGATGTCGTAAAGACAGAGCTGAGGTGTCTCTACAGGACTCACACAGAGGAGGTGACGGAGTTGGCCAAAGCTCTGATCGGGACAGGTAGACTAGGCCTAGTGAGGAGGCTGTTAAAAACAGTGGTGCCCAAACATCTGACTAAGAAGAGACCTCTAACAAGGTCTTTCTCCTTCACAtga